From Candidatus Bathyarchaeota archaeon, the proteins below share one genomic window:
- a CDS encoding DNA-directed RNA polymerase has translation MFNKIIMEDTIRIDPTQFGLPLEKAAIEELRGKYEGLVDEELGYVIMVVNLDVNSVGRIIPGDGGTHHLVTFSILTFFPELQEVMEGEVVEVADFGTFLRIGPVDALLHVSQLMDDFISYDEKQGVLLGRESGRTIQRGDLFRIKIVAVSFPRGRSSGKIGVTARQPFLGKLEWIKLESIESQSQQKEVIES, from the coding sequence ATGTTTAACAAGATCATCATGGAGGATACCATCCGTATTGATCCCACCCAATTTGGGCTACCCCTTGAGAAAGCAGCCATCGAGGAATTGAGGGGCAAGTATGAAGGTCTCGTGGATGAGGAGTTGGGATATGTGATTATGGTTGTCAATCTAGATGTAAATTCTGTTGGGAGGATCATCCCTGGAGACGGTGGAACCCATCACCTGGTAACCTTTTCGATCCTGACATTCTTTCCTGAACTCCAGGAAGTAATGGAAGGAGAAGTGGTAGAAGTGGCTGACTTTGGAACATTCCTGAGGATCGGCCCAGTTGATGCACTTCTCCATGTGTCACAGCTCATGGATGATTTTATCTCATACGATGAAAAGCAGGGGGTTCTCCTCGGGAGAGAGAGCGGCCGTACCATTCAGCGTGGTGATCTTTTCAGAATAAAAATCGTAGCAGTCTCATTTCCTCGGGGCAGGAGTTCCGGAAAGATAGGGGTGACCGCTCGCCAGCCATTCCTTGGAAAGTTGGAGTGGATCAAGTTAGAAAGCATCGAATCTCAGTCCCAGCAGAAAGAGGTAATAGAGTCTTGA
- the spt4 gene encoding transcription elongation factor subunit Spt4 has translation MDQVRKHRISVPAERGNRVLKRACKVCKIITEDTPCPICKATDLSDDYSGLLVVLNSDGSQIAHKMGITEDGQYALKIR, from the coding sequence GTGGATCAAGTTAGAAAGCATCGAATCTCAGTCCCAGCAGAAAGAGGTAATAGAGTCTTGAAACGTGCATGCAAGGTCTGTAAGATCATAACCGAGGACACACCATGCCCTATTTGCAAAGCGACCGATCTAAGCGATGACTATTCTGGACTTCTTGTGGTGTTAAATTCAGATGGCTCCCAGATAGCTCATAAAATGGGTATAACCGAGGATGGACAATACGCCCTTAAAATCCGGTAG
- a CDS encoding DUF359 domain-containing protein has protein sequence MDNTPLKSGRIGSLISLQKKTLNLPEFMRSELKKPLGNLLIGLPNVTVNLLRVFTQKGPPYFAVVGDFTSKNILDAGLEPDLVIVDNRIMRSKVPPLDFGDRQKITLVNQAGTVNSNVWNTLWEAVSLKSRVSITVEGEEDLLVLPLISLTPIGSLIVYGQPREGMVVVEVTKKKKEWVKDFLSRMEEN, from the coding sequence ATGGACAATACGCCCTTAAAATCCGGTAGAATTGGAAGTCTAATAAGCCTCCAGAAAAAAACCCTCAATCTCCCGGAGTTTATGAGGTCCGAGTTGAAAAAGCCCCTTGGAAATCTCCTAATTGGATTACCCAATGTGACCGTTAACCTACTTAGGGTTTTTACGCAAAAAGGACCGCCGTATTTTGCAGTAGTAGGGGACTTTACCAGCAAGAACATTCTAGATGCCGGACTTGAACCTGATCTCGTTATCGTAGATAACAGGATTATGAGATCCAAAGTTCCTCCATTGGACTTCGGGGATCGACAGAAAATTACACTGGTTAATCAAGCGGGGACGGTTAACTCTAATGTCTGGAATACCTTGTGGGAGGCGGTAAGCCTTAAAAGTCGGGTATCTATAACCGTTGAAGGTGAAGAGGATCTCTTGGTACTGCCCCTCATATCGTTGACACCTATCGGATCACTGATTGTGTATGGACAACCCCGAGAGGGTATGGTCGTTGTCGAGGTTACAAAGAAGAAAAAGGAGTGGGTTAAGGACTTCTTATCCCGAATGGAGGAAAACTAA
- a CDS encoding 30S ribosomal protein S24e, which yields MDNPERVWSLSRLQRRKRSGLRTSYPEWRKTNLKTNLKSTKDNPLLGRREITFEIREQSTPSRAKVRRELAVLMKVELDRVWVRNIETKKGTHTTVGLVHVYQDPENAILVEPDYIIKRNQKPEAVAKSEEQGTLEPEANKQESEK from the coding sequence ATGGACAACCCCGAGAGGGTATGGTCGTTGTCGAGGTTACAAAGAAGAAAAAGGAGTGGGTTAAGGACTTCTTATCCCGAATGGAGGAAAACTAATCTGAAAACCAATTTAAAGTCCACAAAGGACAACCCCCTCCTAGGTAGGAGGGAGATCACATTTGAGATCCGGGAACAGTCAACGCCAAGCAGGGCTAAAGTCCGGAGGGAATTGGCTGTTTTGATGAAGGTAGAGCTGGATAGAGTCTGGGTCAGGAACATAGAAACTAAGAAAGGGACCCATACAACCGTAGGTCTTGTCCATGTATATCAGGATCCAGAAAATGCTATCTTGGTAGAGCCCGATTATATCATAAAGAGAAACCAAAAGCCTGAGGCGGTAGCCAAATCTGAAGAGCAAGGAACTCTTGAGCCTGAGGCTAATAAACAGGAGTCTGAAAAATAG
- a CDS encoding 30S ribosomal protein S27ae gives MPKNTYKMYEIKDGKIERKTPFCSRCGKGYFMADHGDRISCGHCGFSIPKTRQK, from the coding sequence ATGCCTAAGAACACATATAAAATGTATGAGATCAAGGACGGAAAGATCGAGAGAAAGACCCCTTTTTGTAGCAGATGTGGCAAGGGATACTTTATGGCAGATCACGGTGACAGAATTTCATGCGGCCACTGTGGATTCAGCATCCCTAAAACACGGCAAAAGTAA